The following proteins come from a genomic window of Bradyrhizobium sp. G127:
- a CDS encoding TIGR02301 family protein, with protein MLKRIFAVFLMVAVAGPVSVRAQDAAAPFDGDLQRLAEILGTLHYLRGICGTNEGQKWRSEMQALVDAETPSGERRSRMIASFNRGYNGFQQTYRTCTPAANVAIRRYLEEGSKISRDLTARYAN; from the coding sequence ATGCTGAAGCGGATTTTCGCGGTTTTTCTGATGGTCGCTGTGGCTGGTCCGGTCTCGGTCCGGGCCCAGGACGCGGCTGCGCCGTTCGACGGCGACCTGCAACGGCTGGCCGAAATCCTCGGCACGCTGCATTACCTGCGCGGAATTTGCGGCACCAACGAAGGCCAGAAATGGCGCTCCGAAATGCAGGCGCTGGTGGACGCCGAGACGCCGTCCGGCGAGCGCCGCAGCCGCATGATCGCAAGCTTCAACCGCGGCTATAACGGGTTCCAGCAGACCTATCGCACCTGCACGCCTGCCGCGAATGTCGCCATCCGCCGCTACCTGGAAGAAGGCTCGAAAATCTCGCGGGACCTGACGGCGCGCTACGCCAACTGA
- a CDS encoding NUDIX hydrolase, translated as MPGIPHSGPQLAVSAGIFRDGKILLVRRARDPARGVYTFPGGRVEFGESLTEALAREVREETGLTIEIAGLIGYREALPARTGGHGHFVILPFAARWIANEVALNDELDDAKWLSPGALGGLPITHGLEDTIRSACAMLGI; from the coding sequence GTGCCCGGCATTCCCCACAGCGGCCCGCAGCTCGCCGTCAGCGCAGGTATTTTCCGGGACGGCAAGATCCTGCTGGTCCGCCGTGCCCGCGATCCGGCCAGGGGCGTCTACACATTTCCCGGCGGCCGGGTGGAATTCGGCGAAAGCCTGACCGAGGCATTGGCGCGCGAAGTGCGCGAGGAAACCGGCCTGACGATCGAGATTGCCGGCCTGATCGGCTATCGCGAGGCGCTGCCGGCCAGAACCGGCGGCCACGGCCATTTCGTCATCCTGCCGTTTGCCGCCCGCTGGATCGCGAATGAAGTCGCACTCAACGACGAGCTGGACGACGCCAAGTGGCTGTCGCCCGGCGCGCTGGGCGGCCTCCCGATCACCCACGGGCTGGAGGACACCATCCGCTCCGCCTGCGCCATGCTGGGAATCTAG
- a CDS encoding SOS response-associated peptidase, producing the protein MCGRYIITSAPEALRQLFGYGEQPNFPPRHNVAPTQPVPVVILESGIRRFKLMRWGFLPSWVKDPRKFALVINARSETVLEKPSFRNAIRRRRCLLPADGYYEWQASPLRKRPFCIRRRDGQPIAFAGVAETWTGPNGEEVDTVAIVTTAAAPEMALLHDRVPVAIELRDFDLWLDGDAVSAELAMGMMVAPPPGTFVWHEVSTAVNRVANDSPDLILPFSAEEADAEAMLGKKARAESRTAAKPAPRSTPLPAKPDDGQGSLF; encoded by the coding sequence ATGTGCGGGCGATACATCATTACCTCGGCGCCGGAGGCGCTGCGCCAACTGTTTGGCTACGGCGAGCAGCCCAACTTTCCGCCACGTCATAACGTCGCCCCGACCCAGCCGGTGCCGGTGGTCATTCTCGAAAGCGGCATCCGCCGATTCAAGCTGATGCGCTGGGGTTTCCTGCCGTCATGGGTGAAAGACCCGCGCAAGTTTGCGCTGGTCATCAATGCGCGGTCCGAGACCGTTCTGGAAAAGCCGTCGTTCCGCAACGCCATCAGGCGGCGGCGGTGCCTTCTGCCGGCCGACGGATATTACGAATGGCAGGCGTCGCCGCTGCGCAAACGTCCGTTCTGTATTCGCCGGCGTGACGGCCAGCCGATCGCTTTCGCGGGCGTCGCCGAGACATGGACGGGGCCCAACGGCGAGGAAGTCGACACCGTCGCCATCGTCACCACCGCGGCCGCGCCGGAAATGGCCCTGCTGCATGATCGCGTGCCGGTGGCGATCGAGCTGCGGGATTTCGATCTGTGGCTCGATGGCGATGCGGTCAGCGCGGAATTGGCGATGGGAATGATGGTCGCGCCGCCGCCGGGCACGTTCGTCTGGCATGAGGTGTCGACCGCGGTGAATCGCGTCGCCAACGACAGCCCCGATCTGATCCTGCCGTTCAGTGCGGAGGAGGCGGATGCCGAGGCGATGCTGGGGAAGAAAGCAAGAGCCGAGAGCAGGACCGCTGCGAAGCCGGCGCCGCGGTCGACGCCGCTGCCGGCAAAGCCGGACGATGGGCAGGGGTCGCTTTTCTAA
- a CDS encoding NUDIX domain-containing protein: MSVKDRIRVKNIQLLSDGKYKLRKTTFDWRRSSGDWQTQHRETFDRGDGVAILPYNLAQRTVLLIRQFRYPTYANGYDDLLVEVPAGSLDNAEPEARVRSETEEEIGYRLGPIQKVFEAFTSPGAVTEKLYLFVAGYQPDMKIGNGGGLAHEGEDIETLELPFTDAFAMIADGRIVDAKTIMLLQYAALNIFGQQSAG, translated from the coding sequence ATGAGCGTGAAAGACCGCATCCGCGTCAAGAACATCCAACTGCTCTCCGACGGCAAATACAAGCTGCGCAAAACCACGTTCGACTGGCGGCGCTCAAGCGGCGACTGGCAGACACAACATCGCGAAACCTTCGATCGCGGCGACGGTGTTGCGATTCTGCCCTACAATCTTGCACAGCGAACGGTGCTTCTGATCCGCCAATTCCGCTATCCCACCTATGCCAACGGATACGATGACCTGCTGGTCGAAGTGCCTGCCGGCTCGCTCGACAATGCCGAGCCGGAAGCGCGTGTCCGGTCGGAGACGGAAGAAGAGATCGGCTATCGCCTTGGCCCTATCCAGAAGGTCTTCGAAGCCTTCACCAGTCCGGGCGCGGTGACGGAGAAGCTCTACCTCTTCGTCGCCGGGTATCAGCCTGACATGAAGATCGGCAACGGCGGCGGCCTTGCCCACGAGGGCGAAGACATCGAGACGCTTGAACTACCCTTTACAGACGCCTTCGCGATGATCGCGGACGGCCGCATTGTCGACGCCAAGACGATCATGCTGCTGCAATACGCCGCGCTGAACATCTTCGGTCAACAATCCGCGGGCTGA
- a CDS encoding GNAT family acetyltransferase, protein MRDLSVTSKSNFAVSVIEDSDIPAVVALWERCGLTRPWNDPQADIARARGKANSEILVGRNAEAIVATVMVGHDGHRGWVYYVAVDPDHQKTGYGRAIMTAAENWLRDCGVEKLQLLVRADNTRVQSFYETLDYVQQERVIYAKWLDGREMTP, encoded by the coding sequence GTGAGGGATTTGTCGGTAACATCGAAAAGCAATTTCGCGGTCAGCGTGATCGAGGACTCCGATATTCCGGCTGTCGTCGCGCTGTGGGAGCGCTGCGGCCTGACGCGTCCCTGGAACGATCCGCAGGCCGACATTGCACGCGCGCGGGGCAAGGCCAATTCGGAAATTCTCGTCGGCCGCAATGCTGAAGCCATCGTCGCAACCGTCATGGTCGGACACGACGGCCATCGCGGCTGGGTCTACTACGTCGCGGTCGATCCTGACCATCAGAAGACGGGTTACGGCCGCGCGATCATGACGGCCGCCGAAAACTGGCTGCGCGATTGTGGCGTCGAAAAACTCCAGTTGCTGGTCCGCGCGGACAACACCCGCGTGCAGTCATTTTACGAAACGCTCGACTACGTTCAACAGGAGCGCGTCATTTACGCAAAATGGCTCGACGGCCGCGAGATGACGCCCTGA